A single window of Providencia alcalifaciens DNA harbors:
- a CDS encoding class II glutamine amidotransferase, whose product MCELLGMSANVPTDITFSLSGLISRGGQTGPHKDGWGITFYEGLGCRTFKDPQPSFVSPVARFVQEYPIKSESIVAHIRQANRGDVSLVNTHPFTRELWGRNWTYAHNGQLKGFRSLKTGHYRPIGETDSEWAFCWILHQLNQKYPRKPTNWKAVFRFIGTLAQQLREKGVFNMLLSDGQYLMAFSSTKLHWITRRAPFGKAKLLDQDIEIDFQQCTTPSDIVSVIATAPLTGNETWQKIEPGEFVLFHRGQRIL is encoded by the coding sequence ATGTGTGAGTTGCTTGGCATGAGTGCCAATGTACCAACAGATATTACGTTTAGTCTGAGTGGGCTGATTTCCCGAGGTGGGCAGACAGGCCCACATAAAGATGGTTGGGGGATCACTTTCTACGAAGGTCTAGGCTGCCGCACATTTAAAGATCCTCAACCTAGCTTTGTCTCCCCTGTAGCGCGTTTTGTGCAGGAATATCCCATCAAATCGGAAAGCATTGTGGCGCACATTCGTCAGGCGAACCGAGGGGATGTTTCACTGGTGAATACCCATCCGTTTACACGGGAATTATGGGGACGAAACTGGACTTATGCACATAATGGGCAATTGAAAGGATTTCGTTCATTAAAGACGGGGCACTATCGACCAATCGGTGAAACTGACAGCGAATGGGCATTTTGCTGGATTTTGCATCAACTGAATCAAAAATACCCAAGAAAGCCAACAAACTGGAAAGCCGTTTTCCGTTTTATTGGCACACTTGCGCAGCAACTGCGTGAAAAAGGGGTGTTTAATATGTTGTTATCCGATGGGCAATATTTGATGGCGTTTAGCTCAACAAAACTGCATTGGATCACGCGCAGAGCACCGTTTGGTAAAGCGAAATTGCTGGATCAGGATATCGAGATTGACTTTCAACAGTGCACAACGCCTAGTGATATTGTTTCTGTCATTGCCACAGCGCCCTTAACAGGCAACGAGACGTGGCAAAAAATCGAACCCGGTGAATTTGTGCTATTCCACCGTGGTCAACGTATACTGTGA
- a CDS encoding L,D-transpeptidase family protein: MHISKTIGVYLLFTFAAPAFAQKENTLFSFNNKPTVQPDSSIFIQIFKQEGVLELYQKTAVGKYKLVKTYPICKFSGGLGPKKIEGDLKSPEGFYQITRSQLNPNSRYYRSINLGFPNEFDKTQGYSGNYLMIHGSCVSVGCYAMTDKSMGEIYQTVEQALQNGQPAVDVSIYPFRMTKMNMLRYRNSTHYAFWKQLQPAYDYFERTGKPAEISVTLGKYHVNSMPETPTKLLGSKSQYTLTTVE; this comes from the coding sequence ATGCATATAAGTAAAACTATCGGTGTCTATTTACTCTTCACATTTGCAGCACCTGCATTTGCGCAAAAAGAAAATACATTATTTTCCTTTAATAATAAGCCAACTGTTCAGCCTGACTCATCGATATTTATTCAAATATTTAAGCAAGAGGGTGTGCTTGAGCTCTACCAAAAAACAGCCGTAGGAAAGTATAAATTAGTCAAAACCTACCCTATCTGTAAGTTTTCTGGTGGACTAGGCCCTAAAAAGATAGAAGGTGACTTAAAAAGCCCTGAGGGGTTTTATCAGATCACGCGCTCACAACTCAATCCAAATAGTCGATATTACCGATCTATTAATCTTGGATTTCCTAATGAATTCGATAAGACGCAGGGATATTCAGGTAACTATCTGATGATTCACGGTAGCTGTGTGTCTGTCGGGTGTTATGCAATGACAGATAAATCCATGGGTGAAATTTATCAAACCGTGGAACAAGCACTTCAAAATGGTCAACCTGCCGTTGATGTGAGTATTTATCCATTTCGCATGACTAAAATGAATATGCTGCGTTATCGCAATTCAACGCATTATGCTTTTTGGAAACAGCTTCAACCTGCTTATGATTATTTTGAGCGAACCGGCAAACCTGCTGAAATATCAGTAACATTAGGTAAATATCATGTTAACAGCATGCCAGAAACGCCCACTAAATTATTGGGATCTAAATCACAGTATACGTTGACCACGGTGGAATAG